A window of the Melospiza melodia melodia isolate bMelMel2 chromosome 25, bMelMel2.pri, whole genome shotgun sequence genome harbors these coding sequences:
- the ECM1 gene encoding extracellular matrix protein 1 isoform X1, producing MAAFGLFLLLSAAAALASGHLQQVVQESLDLRPPNIKQVLQQEQVLDVPPDILVGGAMGPSSDPPTWGTALDGFPPAWPMAATVTRHCRDPPTLPPPLPLPPNAFAHLRRQAAALAALRPRLNDCCRHHSPVPCAQRAWTDVLDGFCTDEFGVKTRQFHCCRRHGAARRRCFAQGTPAPTRDPDTAWDPDTAWDLVSEPPFPPGEPTATNMGNICGLRALRPGPPGPGARSGPRVRLRVRLEREYGRCCRNESLSCAHSAWLKGLNRFCREESAVKTGQHRCCKRGGPKARGRCFAAAAPHPEYDRELHNVSLARPGPALLRSLCGPTRLFTQRRPVPELLGAMTAACCPLPAEERGACAREQLSQGIATLCATPGDAWRDPQGCCSWEEPERRRCFDDAYLSQVSLGAALAPPPHGYEE from the exons CAGCGCTGGCCTCGGGGCATCTGCAGCAGGTGGTGCAGGAGAGCCTGGACCTGCGGCCCCCCAACATCAAACAAG tgctgcagcaggagcaggtccTGGACGTGCCCCCCGACATCCTGGTGGGGGGAGCCATGGGCCCCTCCAGCGACCCCCCGACCTGGGGCACGGCCCTGGACGGGTTCCCCCCGGCCTGGCCCATGGCCGCCACCGTCACCCGGCACTGCCGGGACCCCCCcacgctgccgccgccgctgccgctgcccccgAACGCGTTCGCGCACCTCCGGCGCCAGGCGGCCGCGCTGGCCGCGCTCCGGCCCCGCCTGAACGATTGCTGCCGCCACCACAGCCCCGTGCCCTGCGCCCAACGCGCC TGGACGGACGTGCTGGACGGGTTCTGCACGGATGAGTTCGGGGTGAAGACGCGGCAGTTCCACTGCTGCCGCCGCCACGGGGCCGCGCGGCGCCGCTGCTTCGCCCAGGGGACCCCGGCCCCCACCCGGGACCCCGACACCGCCTGGGACCCCGACACCGCCTGGGACCTGGTCAGCGAGCCCCCCTTTCCCCCCGGCGAGCCCACGGCCACCAACATGGGCAACATCTGCGGGCTGCGGGCGCTGCGCcccggcccccccggccccgGTGCCCGCTCCGGGCCCCGCGTCCGCCTGCGCGTCCGCTTGGAACGGGAGTACGGGCGGTGCTGCCGCAACGAGAGCCTGAGCTGCGCCCACAGCGCC TGGCTGAAGGGGCTCAATCGCTTCTGCCGGGAGGAATCCGCGGTGAAGACGGGACAGCACCGCTGCTGCAAGCGGGGGGGTCCCAAGGCCCGGGGTCGCTGcttcgccgccgccgccccccacCCCGAATACGACCGCGAGCTGCACAACgtgagcctggcccggcccggcccggccctgctgcGCTCCCTGTGCGGCCCCACCCGGCTCTTCACACAGAG GCGCCCGGTACCggagctgctgggggccatgaCGGCCGCGTGCTGCCCGCTGCCCGCCGAGGAGCGCGGCGCCTGTGCCCGGGAGCAG CTGTCCCAGGGCATCGCCACGctctgtgccacccctggggacGCCTGGAGGGACCCGCAGGGCTGCTGCTCGTGGGAGGAGCCCGAGCGGCGCCGCTGCTTTGACGACGCCTACCTGAGCCAGGTGAGCCTGGGCGCCGCCCTGGCCCCCCCGCCCCACGGCTACGAGGAGTGA
- the ECM1 gene encoding extracellular matrix protein 1 isoform X2, with amino-acid sequence MAAFGLFLLLSAAALASGHLQQVVQESLDLRPPNIKQVLQQEQVLDVPPDILVGGAMGPSSDPPTWGTALDGFPPAWPMAATVTRHCRDPPTLPPPLPLPPNAFAHLRRQAAALAALRPRLNDCCRHHSPVPCAQRAWTDVLDGFCTDEFGVKTRQFHCCRRHGAARRRCFAQGTPAPTRDPDTAWDPDTAWDLVSEPPFPPGEPTATNMGNICGLRALRPGPPGPGARSGPRVRLRVRLEREYGRCCRNESLSCAHSAWLKGLNRFCREESAVKTGQHRCCKRGGPKARGRCFAAAAPHPEYDRELHNVSLARPGPALLRSLCGPTRLFTQRRPVPELLGAMTAACCPLPAEERGACAREQLSQGIATLCATPGDAWRDPQGCCSWEEPERRRCFDDAYLSQVSLGAALAPPPHGYEE; translated from the exons CGCTGGCCTCGGGGCATCTGCAGCAGGTGGTGCAGGAGAGCCTGGACCTGCGGCCCCCCAACATCAAACAAG tgctgcagcaggagcaggtccTGGACGTGCCCCCCGACATCCTGGTGGGGGGAGCCATGGGCCCCTCCAGCGACCCCCCGACCTGGGGCACGGCCCTGGACGGGTTCCCCCCGGCCTGGCCCATGGCCGCCACCGTCACCCGGCACTGCCGGGACCCCCCcacgctgccgccgccgctgccgctgcccccgAACGCGTTCGCGCACCTCCGGCGCCAGGCGGCCGCGCTGGCCGCGCTCCGGCCCCGCCTGAACGATTGCTGCCGCCACCACAGCCCCGTGCCCTGCGCCCAACGCGCC TGGACGGACGTGCTGGACGGGTTCTGCACGGATGAGTTCGGGGTGAAGACGCGGCAGTTCCACTGCTGCCGCCGCCACGGGGCCGCGCGGCGCCGCTGCTTCGCCCAGGGGACCCCGGCCCCCACCCGGGACCCCGACACCGCCTGGGACCCCGACACCGCCTGGGACCTGGTCAGCGAGCCCCCCTTTCCCCCCGGCGAGCCCACGGCCACCAACATGGGCAACATCTGCGGGCTGCGGGCGCTGCGCcccggcccccccggccccgGTGCCCGCTCCGGGCCCCGCGTCCGCCTGCGCGTCCGCTTGGAACGGGAGTACGGGCGGTGCTGCCGCAACGAGAGCCTGAGCTGCGCCCACAGCGCC TGGCTGAAGGGGCTCAATCGCTTCTGCCGGGAGGAATCCGCGGTGAAGACGGGACAGCACCGCTGCTGCAAGCGGGGGGGTCCCAAGGCCCGGGGTCGCTGcttcgccgccgccgccccccacCCCGAATACGACCGCGAGCTGCACAACgtgagcctggcccggcccggcccggccctgctgcGCTCCCTGTGCGGCCCCACCCGGCTCTTCACACAGAG GCGCCCGGTACCggagctgctgggggccatgaCGGCCGCGTGCTGCCCGCTGCCCGCCGAGGAGCGCGGCGCCTGTGCCCGGGAGCAG CTGTCCCAGGGCATCGCCACGctctgtgccacccctggggacGCCTGGAGGGACCCGCAGGGCTGCTGCTCGTGGGAGGAGCCCGAGCGGCGCCGCTGCTTTGACGACGCCTACCTGAGCCAGGTGAGCCTGGGCGCCGCCCTGGCCCCCCCGCCCCACGGCTACGAGGAGTGA